A window from uncultured Desulfobacter sp. encodes these proteins:
- the clpA gene encoding ATP-dependent Clp protease ATP-binding subunit ClpA, producing MISKELSTALGFAVREAKKRRHEYVCVEHVLYAIVNHESGLETIEKCGGSPDHIKEDLEKFFDEKLTKIENSEEYVLQQTIGFQRMIQRAINHARSAEKSEVNLGDILASIFQEKDSHAAFYLESEGITRLDVLRLISHDGDNEKKEMPEEEKPQQLFQQADPKTRRPKKKDPLALFTSDLIKRAQENKIDPLIGRTLEIERVMQVLCRRRKNNPILVGDPGVGKTAIAEGLALKINDKSVPDLLENCELYSLDMGALLAGTKYRGDFEQRLKDVISALEEKENALLVIDEIHTVVGAGATTSGSMDASNILKPALSSGDIKCLGTTTYEEYKNHFEKDRAFSRRFEKIEVSEPSVEETTEILKGLRVSYEEHHGLKYPDKTLEAAAYLSDKYINDRFLPDKAIDVIDEAGAFLKLQADNRRKSVSPKDIEKIVAKIAKVPVSSVTTAADKSSLESLPGKLLDVIFGQDDAIKTLTTAIKRSRAGLAAPNRPIGSFLFMGPTGVGKTEVARQLALNMGITFLRFDMSEYMEKHAVSRLIGAPPGYVGFEQGGILTDSIRKTPHCVLLLDEIEKAHMDLYNILLQVMDYATLTDNNGKSADFRNVIIIMTSNAGAREMSTNSIGFGSQTANADSQSIKAVKNTFSPEFRNRLDGIVQFNHLSEKVMELIVDKNMKELKEMLSEQGISLGYSAAVRAHLAQKGHDPKFGARPLARLIQTEIKDKLTDEILFGRLAKGGKLSMGLKDEKLTFNIKSN from the coding sequence ATGATCAGCAAAGAACTATCCACAGCTCTCGGGTTTGCCGTTCGTGAAGCAAAGAAAAGACGACATGAGTACGTTTGTGTCGAACATGTTCTTTACGCCATAGTCAATCATGAATCCGGACTTGAAACCATTGAAAAATGCGGGGGCAGCCCTGATCACATCAAAGAGGATCTTGAAAAATTCTTTGATGAAAAACTGACCAAAATAGAAAATAGTGAAGAGTATGTCCTCCAGCAGACCATCGGTTTCCAGCGAATGATCCAGCGCGCCATCAATCACGCCCGATCTGCTGAAAAATCAGAGGTGAACCTGGGGGATATTCTGGCATCCATTTTCCAGGAAAAAGATTCCCACGCAGCCTTTTACCTGGAATCCGAAGGCATTACCCGCTTAGATGTGCTCAGGCTCATCTCCCACGACGGGGATAACGAGAAAAAAGAAATGCCCGAGGAAGAAAAGCCCCAGCAGCTTTTCCAGCAGGCCGATCCAAAAACCAGGCGCCCGAAGAAAAAAGACCCCCTGGCGCTGTTTACGTCTGATTTAATCAAACGGGCCCAGGAAAATAAAATAGATCCATTGATCGGCAGAACCCTTGAAATTGAACGGGTAATGCAGGTTCTTTGCCGGCGCCGTAAAAACAATCCCATTCTGGTGGGTGATCCCGGCGTTGGAAAAACCGCCATTGCAGAAGGACTGGCATTGAAAATTAATGACAAGTCTGTACCTGATCTGCTTGAAAACTGCGAACTGTACTCCCTGGATATGGGTGCCCTTCTTGCCGGGACCAAATACAGAGGCGATTTTGAGCAACGGCTCAAAGACGTTATTTCCGCCCTGGAAGAAAAAGAAAATGCACTTCTGGTGATCGATGAAATCCATACGGTTGTGGGGGCAGGCGCCACCACATCAGGCTCCATGGATGCCTCCAACATCCTTAAGCCGGCCTTATCCTCCGGAGACATCAAGTGCCTGGGGACCACCACCTATGAAGAGTACAAAAATCACTTTGAAAAAGACCGGGCCTTTTCCAGACGGTTTGAAAAAATAGAAGTGTCGGAACCCAGCGTAGAGGAGACCACAGAGATTCTCAAAGGTCTGCGAGTCAGCTACGAGGAACACCATGGCCTAAAATACCCGGATAAAACCTTAGAAGCGGCGGCCTACCTGTCAGATAAATACATCAACGATAGATTCTTGCCGGATAAGGCCATTGACGTTATTGATGAGGCCGGTGCCTTTTTAAAACTTCAGGCGGACAACCGGCGCAAAAGCGTCAGTCCCAAAGACATTGAAAAGATTGTGGCTAAAATAGCCAAGGTGCCGGTGTCCAGTGTGACCACGGCAGCCGACAAATCTTCCCTGGAATCCTTACCCGGTAAGTTGCTTGACGTTATCTTCGGCCAGGACGATGCCATTAAAACCCTGACCACGGCGATCAAAAGATCCCGGGCCGGACTTGCAGCGCCGAACCGCCCCATTGGCTCTTTTCTTTTCATGGGTCCCACAGGGGTGGGTAAAACCGAAGTCGCCCGTCAGTTAGCCTTAAACATGGGCATTACATTCCTGCGCTTTGACATGAGTGAATACATGGAAAAGCATGCCGTATCCAGGCTCATTGGGGCCCCTCCGGGATATGTGGGCTTTGAACAGGGCGGCATCTTAACCGACAGCATCCGCAAGACCCCCCATTGCGTACTTCTTCTGGACGAAATTGAAAAGGCCCATATGGACCTTTACAACATCCTGCTCCAGGTCATGGACTATGCCACGCTCACCGACAACAACGGCAAGTCCGCTGATTTCAGAAATGTGATCATTATCATGACCTCCAATGCAGGTGCCAGGGAGATGAGCACAAACAGCATCGGTTTTGGATCACAAACCGCCAATGCCGATTCCCAGAGCATAAAAGCCGTAAAAAACACCTTTAGCCCCGAATTCAGAAATCGCCTTGACGGGATTGTCCAGTTCAACCATCTGTCTGAAAAGGTGATGGAGCTGATTGTGGACAAAAACATGAAAGAACTCAAAGAGATGCTCAGTGAGCAAGGCATTTCCTTGGGCTATTCAGCGGCTGTACGGGCCCATCTGGCCCAAAAAGGCCATGATCCCAAATTTGGCGCAAGGCCCCTGGCTCGATTAATTCAGACAGAAATAAAAGATAAACTGACGGATGAAATTCTTTTCGGCCGGCTTGCAAAGGGTGGGAAACTTTCCATGGGCCTCAAGGACGAAAAACTGACATTTAACATTAAATCGAACTGA
- the pstA gene encoding phosphate ABC transporter permease PstA codes for MMNARRKITQNLAFILIRLSAFINGAALMVMIYFILVQGGKAISWAFLTQAPRESMTAGGIFPCILGTFLLCLVTIFVALPIGVASAIYLNEYATQGKVIRLIRLGINNLAGVPSIVFGLFGLAFFCVVLKMGVSIAAGGLTLGIMTLPVVIGASEEALRAVPDTYREASLAVGATKWQTILRVVLPSALPGIITGAILGMSRAAGETAPIMYTGAVFFTPELPGSIFDEVMALPYHIYVLATAGTNIEATRHLQYGTALVLIALVFGMNVLAIYFRSRMRQKLKG; via the coding sequence ATGATGAACGCCAGACGAAAAATAACCCAGAACCTGGCTTTTATTCTGATTCGCCTATCAGCATTCATCAACGGCGCTGCCCTGATGGTGATGATCTATTTTATCCTGGTGCAGGGGGGCAAGGCTATTTCATGGGCGTTTCTCACCCAGGCCCCACGGGAAAGCATGACTGCAGGGGGGATCTTTCCTTGCATCCTGGGGACTTTTTTATTGTGCCTTGTCACGATTTTTGTGGCCCTGCCCATTGGGGTGGCATCTGCCATCTATCTTAACGAATATGCCACCCAGGGAAAAGTTATTCGTCTGATCCGGCTGGGAATCAATAATCTGGCCGGTGTGCCGTCTATTGTTTTCGGGCTGTTCGGTTTGGCTTTTTTCTGTGTTGTTTTGAAAATGGGCGTATCCATCGCCGCAGGAGGGCTGACCCTTGGCATCATGACCCTGCCGGTGGTCATCGGGGCTTCCGAAGAAGCATTGCGGGCCGTACCGGATACCTACCGGGAAGCCTCCCTTGCCGTGGGTGCCACCAAGTGGCAGACCATTTTGCGGGTGGTGCTGCCCAGTGCGCTTCCGGGTATTATCACGGGGGCCATTCTCGGCATGAGCCGGGCTGCCGGTGAAACCGCCCCCATTATGTACACCGGGGCCGTCTTTTTTACCCCGGAACTGCCGGGGTCAATTTTTGATGAAGTCATGGCACTGCCCTATCACATTTATGTGCTGGCCACAGCCGGGACAAACATTGAGGCCACCCGCCATCTTCAGTATGGAACAGCCCTGGTGCTCATTGCGCTGGTTTTTGGCATGAACGTTTTGGCCATCTATTTTAGATCGCGAATGCGGCAGAAACTGAAAGGATAA
- a CDS encoding phosphate ABC transporter substrate-binding protein: protein MKKMLAGIGAIVVGVMMTTGISFAGELVLKGSTTVLPIAQKAAEAYMADHPDVKISLSGGGSGNGIKALIDGTTHIGNASRFIKTKEVETAVNRGVYPVPFRIALDAIIPVVHPSNSISKLTMTQLKEIYLGKIRDWKQVGGTPGKIVVISRDSSSGTFGVWKELVMLKERVIPSALTVPSNGGIVQALANTPGAIGYIGLGYLNKDLKAVTVDGIEGTEENTLNGTYPISRALFMFTNGWPEGDTMSFLSFILSRKGQDLVKEAGSIPLF from the coding sequence ATGAAAAAAATGTTAGCAGGTATTGGTGCTATTGTGGTTGGTGTTATGATGACCACCGGCATATCCTTTGCCGGAGAGCTGGTCCTCAAGGGGTCAACAACCGTTCTTCCCATCGCCCAGAAGGCTGCCGAAGCCTATATGGCCGATCACCCCGATGTCAAAATTTCCCTTTCCGGCGGCGGTTCCGGCAACGGTATCAAGGCCCTGATTGACGGGACCACCCACATCGGCAATGCCTCCCGGTTCATTAAGACCAAAGAGGTGGAGACAGCCGTAAATCGAGGGGTTTATCCCGTACCCTTCAGGATAGCCCTGGATGCGATTATCCCGGTGGTTCATCCCTCCAATTCAATATCCAAGTTGACCATGACCCAGTTAAAGGAAATTTACCTTGGGAAAATCCGAGACTGGAAACAGGTGGGCGGTACGCCGGGTAAAATTGTTGTGATATCCCGGGACAGCTCTTCAGGTACCTTTGGGGTCTGGAAAGAGCTGGTCATGTTAAAAGAACGGGTGATACCCAGTGCCCTGACCGTACCTTCCAACGGCGGAATTGTCCAGGCTCTTGCCAATACCCCCGGGGCCATCGGATATATCGGACTTGGATATTTAAATAAGGATCTTAAGGCTGTGACCGTGGACGGGATTGAGGGCACCGAAGAGAACACCCTGAACGGCACCTATCCCATTTCCAGGGCATTGTTCATGTTTACCAACGGCTGGCCCGAAGGCGACACCATGTCCTTTTTATCTTTTATCCTGTCAAGGAAGGGCCAGGACCTGGTGAAAGAGGCCGGCTCCATCCCCTTGTTTTAA
- the pstB gene encoding phosphate ABC transporter ATP-binding protein PstB: MELAVKMRTRHLDFFYGDFQALHDISIDFMENQVTALIGPSGCGKSTYLRCLNRMNDLIAGTRVKGQAMLGTDNIYDPSVDVVTLRRRVGMVFQKPNPFPKSIFENIAYGLRVNGVKNKAAIARRVEKSLKQAAIWDEVKNRLDGSALGLSGGQQQRLCIARALAVEPEVLLMDEPASALDPIATQKIEALITQLSSHLTIIIVTHNMQQAARVSDRTAFFYMGKLVEINDTRVLFSDPDFKQTKDYISGRFG; encoded by the coding sequence ATGGAACTGGCTGTTAAAATGCGTACCCGCCACCTGGATTTTTTTTACGGTGATTTTCAAGCCCTGCATGACATCAGTATTGATTTTATGGAAAATCAGGTCACGGCGTTGATCGGTCCGTCAGGCTGCGGCAAAAGCACATATCTGCGTTGCCTGAACCGAATGAATGACTTGATTGCCGGAACCCGGGTTAAAGGGCAGGCCATGCTGGGCACCGATAATATCTATGACCCGTCCGTTGATGTCGTGACCCTTCGGCGCCGGGTGGGCATGGTATTTCAAAAACCCAACCCGTTTCCTAAATCCATTTTTGAAAATATTGCCTACGGCCTGCGGGTGAATGGGGTCAAGAACAAGGCTGCCATTGCCCGGCGGGTTGAAAAAAGTCTGAAACAGGCCGCCATCTGGGATGAGGTGAAAAACCGGCTGGATGGTTCTGCTTTGGGGCTTTCCGGCGGCCAGCAGCAGCGGCTGTGTATTGCCAGGGCCCTTGCCGTTGAACCGGAAGTACTGCTCATGGATGAACCGGCATCCGCCCTTGACCCCATTGCCACCCAGAAAATCGAAGCGTTAATCACCCAGCTGTCAAGCCATCTGACCATTATCATTGTGACCCATAACATGCAACAGGCCGCCCGGGTCTCAGACCGGACCGCATTTTTCTACATGGGGAAGCTGGTGGAAATCAATGATACCCGGGTACTGTTCAGTGATCCGGATTTCAAACAGACAAAAGATTATATCTCCGGCAGATTTGGATAA
- a CDS encoding M23 family metallopeptidase, translated as MRETISSQKTELEDQRRQLQLFAGEIQGLKEQITKLGQLENQVRLIADIDQEGQSSGLLGIGGVSEVDLDQELPLNTRHNALIREMHHQVKQIRSVADKEKLDFKDLIDKLQQKKNILAASPSIKPVSGVITSPFGYRKSPFTGRKTFHSGLDISNRLGTKIVSTAAGKVVFAGRKHGYGNVVIIDHGYGKATKYAHLRDILVKKHQQVKRGEVIATLGNTGRTTGPHLHYEVLVNGAPVNPTKYILN; from the coding sequence ATGCGAGAAACCATCTCCAGCCAGAAAACAGAACTTGAAGACCAGAGACGTCAGCTTCAGCTGTTTGCCGGAGAAATCCAGGGATTAAAAGAACAGATCACAAAACTTGGGCAATTGGAAAACCAGGTACGGCTCATTGCCGACATTGACCAAGAAGGACAATCCTCTGGCCTTTTGGGTATCGGCGGTGTTTCAGAAGTAGACCTTGACCAGGAATTACCCCTGAACACCCGCCATAACGCCCTGATACGAGAGATGCACCATCAGGTAAAACAGATCAGATCTGTTGCAGATAAAGAAAAATTAGATTTTAAAGACCTGATTGATAAACTGCAGCAAAAGAAAAATATTCTGGCCGCCTCCCCGTCCATAAAGCCGGTCTCGGGGGTTATCACCTCGCCTTTTGGGTACCGTAAATCGCCTTTCACCGGGAGAAAGACCTTTCATTCAGGCCTTGATATCTCCAACCGACTGGGCACCAAGATTGTTTCAACTGCGGCCGGCAAAGTGGTTTTTGCCGGAAGGAAACACGGCTACGGGAATGTTGTCATCATTGATCACGGATATGGGAAAGCCACTAAATATGCCCATTTAAGGGATATCCTGGTAAAAAAACACCAGCAGGTCAAACGCGGAGAGGTTATTGCCACCTTAGGCAATACCGGCCGAACCACAGGCCCCCATCTTCACTATGAAGTTCTTGTCAACGGCGCCCCTGTCAATCCCACAAAATATATCCTCAATTAG
- the argC gene encoding N-acetyl-gamma-glutamyl-phosphate reductase, with translation MIKTAIIGASGYTGLELVKLISNHPKACLEAVTSNSYQGKSFTDIFPSMRGFETLVCKPFDAEALAGNVDVAFLALPHKVSMAFAPQLIDQGIKVIDLSADFRFEDLKTYEAVYQPHTAPKLLEESVYGLCEINREQIRNARIIGNPGCYPTSILVPLVPLLKEKLISPQGLISDSKSGVSGAGRTLSLTTHFCEVNEAFGPYKVGNHRHTPEINEVLSSAAGQKVSLTFVPHLVPVTRGMVSTIYAQIREGVDEKQIRDAFNRWYENEPFIRILPGGKYPNMSHIKGTNCCDIGFHLEPESGRLIVVSAIDNLIKGAAGQAVQNMNIMFSIDEKAGLDWVQTPL, from the coding sequence ATGATTAAAACAGCAATAATAGGCGCATCTGGCTATACCGGACTGGAACTGGTCAAACTGATTTCCAATCATCCCAAGGCCTGCCTTGAAGCAGTGACCTCAAACTCTTATCAGGGGAAATCATTTACCGATATTTTTCCGTCCATGCGCGGATTTGAAACCCTGGTATGCAAGCCCTTTGACGCAGAGGCGCTTGCAGGCAACGTCGATGTCGCATTTTTAGCCCTTCCCCACAAGGTTTCCATGGCATTTGCGCCGCAACTTATAGATCAGGGCATTAAAGTAATAGACCTTTCAGCGGACTTCAGGTTTGAGGATCTTAAAACCTATGAAGCGGTATATCAGCCCCACACCGCTCCAAAGCTTTTAGAAGAAAGCGTTTACGGTTTGTGTGAAATCAACCGGGAGCAGATCAGAAACGCTCGGATAATAGGCAATCCCGGCTGTTACCCGACGTCAATCCTTGTGCCTCTGGTTCCGTTGCTCAAAGAGAAGCTGATTTCTCCCCAGGGACTGATTTCAGATTCAAAATCCGGTGTCAGCGGGGCGGGACGCACCCTTTCCCTGACCACCCATTTCTGTGAGGTAAACGAAGCCTTTGGCCCGTATAAAGTGGGCAATCACAGGCATACCCCTGAAATCAACGAAGTGTTGAGCAGTGCGGCCGGACAAAAGGTATCCTTGACCTTTGTTCCCCACCTGGTACCCGTCACCCGGGGAATGGTTTCAACCATTTATGCTCAAATTCGCGAAGGTGTCGACGAAAAACAAATTCGCGATGCTTTTAACAGATGGTATGAGAATGAACCCTTTATCAGGATTCTGCCCGGGGGGAAATACCCCAATATGTCCCATATCAAAGGCACCAACTGTTGCGATATCGGATTTCATCTGGAACCTGAATCGGGCCGACTGATAGTGGTTTCAGCCATTGACAACCTAATCAAGGGTGCTGCCGGCCAGGCAGTACAGAATATGAACATTATGTTCTCCATTGACGAAAAAGCCGGGCTGGATTGGGTGCAAACCCCGCTATAA
- the secA gene encoding preprotein translocase subunit SecA, with protein MVLTLLTKLFGSSNDRILKKIQPIIDQINEFEPQIQALSDTQIGEKTTEFKDRLTNGQTLDDILPEAFALVREASVRTLGLRHYDVQLIGGIALHRGTIAEMKTGEGKTLMSTLPAYLNALTGKGVHIVTVNDYLAKRDAEWMSQVYNFLGLTVGVILHDMDAQDRKTAYAADITYGTNNEFGFDYLRDNMKFDPGELAQGDLNFAIVDEVDSILIDEARTPLIISGPAEKSTHLYTQANTIIPAFQKDTDYTLDEESKTVSLTEEGIAKGEQLFNVENLYDPANIELLHHLNQALKAHVIFKRDTDYIVKNGQVVIVDEFTGRLMSGRRYSEGLHQALEAKEGVKIENENQTLASITFQNYFRMYDKLSGMTGTADTEAEEFKKIYNLDVLVIPTHRPMVREDRADLIYKTQKEKYDAAIQEIIRLHKKGQPVLVGTISIDVSESLSEKLKKKGVKHTVLNAKHHQAEAEIVANAGQKGAVTISTNMAGRGTDIKLGEGVTALGGLHILGTSRHESRRIDNQLRGRSGRQGDPGSSRFYLSLEDDLLRIFGGDRIHAVMDRLGIEEGEHIEHKFISKAIENAQSKVEGHNFEIRKHLLEYDDVMNQQREIIYRQRRQALTSKDLKQAALDMMEDTVYDLVDGFEVDKTPIKEWDLEALSSAIKGQFNMDLSLDKPVRDNFSADQLGQFIFDAAQDQYKKKEQMYGPEIMRHVERFIILQTVDTRWKEHLLNMDHLKEGIGLRGYAQQDPLRIYKKEGFDMFQDLMNRIKQEVVDILFKIQIASPTQVEEMKQEEQQDLTFSSHADESAPKQPVKRSAEKVQRNDPCPCGSGKKYKKCCGQ; from the coding sequence ATGGTACTCACGCTTCTTACTAAACTCTTCGGATCCAGCAACGACAGGATTCTAAAAAAAATTCAACCTATTATTGATCAGATAAACGAATTTGAACCCCAAATACAGGCCTTGTCAGACACCCAGATCGGAGAAAAAACAACCGAGTTTAAAGACCGACTGACCAACGGACAGACCTTGGACGACATTCTTCCCGAAGCCTTTGCCCTGGTCAGGGAAGCCTCGGTGCGAACCCTGGGACTTCGCCATTATGATGTCCAGCTCATTGGGGGTATTGCACTGCACCGCGGTACCATTGCAGAGATGAAAACCGGTGAGGGAAAAACCTTGATGTCCACCCTGCCCGCGTACCTGAATGCCCTTACGGGCAAAGGTGTTCACATTGTAACGGTCAATGACTATCTGGCCAAACGTGACGCAGAATGGATGTCCCAGGTCTATAATTTTTTAGGATTGACCGTGGGGGTCATCCTGCATGACATGGACGCCCAGGACCGGAAAACAGCCTATGCCGCCGACATCACATACGGCACCAATAATGAGTTCGGCTTTGACTACCTGCGGGACAACATGAAATTTGATCCCGGGGAACTGGCCCAGGGAGATCTGAACTTTGCCATTGTGGATGAGGTGGACTCCATTCTCATTGACGAGGCCAGGACCCCCTTGATTATTTCAGGTCCGGCTGAAAAATCCACCCACCTGTATACCCAGGCCAATACAATTATCCCGGCGTTTCAAAAAGATACCGACTATACCCTGGATGAAGAATCAAAAACCGTCTCTTTGACCGAAGAGGGTATTGCAAAGGGAGAGCAACTGTTCAATGTTGAGAATCTGTATGATCCTGCCAACATTGAACTGTTGCACCACCTCAACCAGGCGTTAAAGGCCCATGTCATTTTCAAACGAGATACGGATTACATTGTAAAAAACGGCCAGGTCGTCATTGTAGATGAATTTACAGGCAGGCTCATGAGCGGCCGACGCTATTCCGAAGGCCTCCACCAGGCCCTGGAAGCCAAGGAGGGGGTTAAAATTGAAAATGAAAACCAAACCCTTGCCTCCATCACATTCCAGAACTACTTCAGGATGTATGACAAACTGTCGGGCATGACTGGAACGGCAGATACCGAAGCAGAAGAATTTAAAAAAATATACAATCTGGATGTGCTGGTCATCCCAACGCACAGACCCATGGTCCGTGAAGACCGGGCAGACCTGATCTACAAAACCCAGAAGGAAAAATATGATGCTGCCATCCAGGAGATTATTCGGTTGCATAAAAAAGGGCAGCCCGTGCTGGTGGGTACCATCTCCATTGATGTTTCCGAATCCCTCAGTGAAAAGCTCAAGAAAAAAGGGGTTAAACATACGGTTCTAAATGCCAAGCACCACCAGGCCGAGGCGGAAATTGTGGCCAATGCAGGTCAGAAAGGTGCCGTGACCATATCCACCAACATGGCCGGACGCGGTACGGACATCAAGCTGGGCGAAGGGGTTACGGCACTTGGCGGCCTGCATATTCTGGGTACATCCCGTCATGAATCCCGGCGTATTGACAACCAGCTTCGGGGCCGGTCCGGCCGCCAGGGCGACCCGGGAAGTTCCCGGTTCTATTTGAGCCTGGAAGATGATCTGCTCAGAATTTTCGGCGGTGACCGTATTCATGCCGTTATGGACCGGTTGGGTATCGAAGAAGGCGAACACATTGAACATAAATTTATCTCCAAGGCCATTGAAAACGCCCAGTCCAAGGTGGAAGGCCACAACTTTGAAATCAGAAAGCACCTGCTCGAATATGATGATGTCATGAACCAGCAGCGTGAGATCATTTACCGCCAGCGCCGCCAGGCTCTGACATCCAAAGACCTCAAACAGGCGGCCCTGGATATGATGGAAGATACAGTCTATGACCTTGTGGATGGGTTTGAAGTAGACAAGACACCGATCAAAGAGTGGGACCTGGAAGCGCTTTCATCCGCCATCAAAGGTCAGTTCAATATGGATCTCTCCCTGGATAAGCCTGTCCGGGATAATTTTTCAGCCGACCAGCTGGGGCAATTTATATTTGATGCCGCCCAGGACCAGTACAAAAAAAAGGAACAGATGTACGGCCCTGAAATCATGCGCCACGTTGAACGGTTTATTATTCTCCAGACAGTGGACACCAGATGGAAAGAGCACCTTTTAAATATGGACCATTTAAAGGAAGGTATCGGCCTTCGGGGATATGCCCAGCAGGATCCGTTGCGTATATATAAAAAAGAAGGCTTTGATATGTTCCAGGACCTGATGAACCGAATCAAACAGGAAGTGGTGGATATCTTGTTTAAAATTCAGATTGCCTCCCCCACCCAGGTTGAGGAGATGAAACAGGAAGAGCAGCAGGACCTGACCTTTTCTTCCCATGCTGACGAATCAGCACCCAAGCAGCCGGTCAAAAGATCTGCTGAAAAGGTTCAAAGAAATGATCCCTGCCCCTGTGGATCAGGTAAAAAATATAAAAAATGCTGCGGGCAGTAA
- the pstC gene encoding phosphate ABC transporter permease subunit PstC, which produces MKHRRIDKGIHSAFFLVALFSIAALGLIVVFLCKEGVGILSYVSLQDFLFGHYWYPTDEPPDFGILPLMAGSLSVTVLSGLMAVPLGIMTAVYLSEIASPKVAEVVKPIVELMAAMPSVVIGFFGMVVVAPFIQDLFQIPVGLNLFNASLMLAFMAVPTICSISEDAIFSVPMALKEASFALGANHFETIARVVVPAALSGICTAVILGLSRAVGETMVVLMAAGGAAMIPGSVFDPVRPMPASIAAEMAEAPFGSEHYHALFAIGMVLFLFTFVFNMIADHISYRFRQVGEASL; this is translated from the coding sequence ATGAAACACAGGCGTATCGATAAAGGCATTCATTCCGCTTTTTTTCTTGTGGCGTTGTTCTCCATTGCCGCCCTGGGACTGATCGTGGTCTTTTTATGTAAAGAAGGCGTCGGTATCTTATCCTATGTCAGCTTGCAGGATTTTCTTTTCGGCCATTACTGGTACCCCACGGATGAACCGCCGGATTTCGGTATTCTGCCCCTAATGGCAGGTTCATTGAGCGTTACGGTGTTGTCCGGCCTTATGGCTGTTCCTCTGGGGATCATGACAGCGGTATACCTATCAGAAATTGCCTCTCCCAAAGTGGCGGAGGTGGTCAAGCCCATTGTGGAGCTGATGGCAGCCATGCCGTCGGTGGTGATTGGGTTTTTCGGCATGGTGGTGGTGGCCCCTTTTATCCAGGATCTGTTTCAAATTCCTGTGGGGCTGAACTTGTTTAATGCATCATTGATGCTGGCCTTCATGGCGGTGCCCACCATATGTTCCATTTCCGAAGATGCCATTTTTTCTGTTCCCATGGCCCTGAAAGAAGCCTCCTTTGCCTTGGGGGCCAACCATTTTGAGACCATTGCCAGGGTGGTGGTGCCGGCCGCTTTGTCCGGTATCTGCACGGCTGTTATTCTAGGGTTGTCCCGGGCCGTGGGTGAAACCATGGTGGTGCTGATGGCAGCCGGCGGAGCTGCCATGATTCCGGGTTCCGTGTTTGATCCGGTGCGGCCCATGCCGGCAAGCATTGCCGCTGAAATGGCCGAAGCCCCCTTTGGCAGCGAACATTACCATGCCCTGTTTGCCATCGGCATGGTCCTGTTTTTGTTCACCTTTGTGTTTAACATGATTGCCGACCACATATCCTACCGCTTCAGGCAGGTCGGCGAGGCCTCGTTATAA
- the clpS gene encoding ATP-dependent Clp protease adapter ClpS — MTATDSKTRPKISQDTSADRPPMYKVLLHNDDYTTMEFVVDILVQVFGKSLEKATQIMLNVHNKGKAVCGIYPREIAETKVQTVHHLASSKGFPLKSTMEKE, encoded by the coding sequence ATGACAGCCACCGATTCCAAAACCAGACCTAAAATATCCCAGGACACAAGCGCAGACCGTCCGCCCATGTATAAAGTGCTTTTACACAATGACGATTATACAACCATGGAGTTTGTGGTGGATATCCTGGTCCAGGTATTCGGAAAATCTCTTGAAAAAGCCACACAAATAATGCTTAATGTACATAATAAGGGAAAGGCCGTATGCGGCATCTATCCCCGGGAAATAGCTGAAACAAAAGTTCAGACGGTACACCATCTGGCAAGCAGCAAAGGGTTTCCCTTAAAAAGTACAATGGAAAAGGAGTAA